In one Shinella zoogloeoides genomic region, the following are encoded:
- a CDS encoding GlsB/YeaQ/YmgE family stress response membrane protein yields MGIESILVFLIVGAIAGWLAGLIVSGFGFGLIGNIVVGIVGAFIAGYLFPAIGISLGSGIIAAIIHSTIGAVILLVLIKVIKRA; encoded by the coding sequence ATGGGCATTGAAAGCATTCTGGTTTTCCTCATCGTCGGCGCCATTGCCGGCTGGCTTGCGGGCCTCATCGTCTCGGGCTTCGGCTTCGGCCTCATCGGCAATATCGTCGTCGGCATCGTCGGCGCCTTCATCGCCGGCTATCTCTTCCCCGCCATCGGCATCAGCCTCGGCAGCGGCATCATCGCCGCCATCATCCATTCCACGATCGGCGCCGTGATCCTGCTCGTGCTCATCAAGGTCATCAAGCGCGCCTGA
- the cmk gene encoding (d)CMP kinase has protein sequence MTFTIAIDGPAAAGKGTLSRRIADEYGFHHLDTGLTYRATAKALLDRGLPFDDEAIAADVAQNLDLAGLDRSVLSAHAIGEAASRIAVMPSVRRALVEAQRGFAAREPGTVLDGRDIGTVVCPDAPVKLYVTASPEVRAKRRYDEILAGGGAADYGTILDDIRRRDERDMGRADSPLKPADDAHLLDTSEMSIEAAFSAAKSFIDAALKR, from the coding sequence ATGACATTCACGATCGCCATCGATGGTCCCGCCGCCGCCGGCAAGGGCACGCTGTCGCGCCGCATTGCGGATGAATACGGTTTCCATCATCTCGATACGGGCCTGACCTACCGGGCGACGGCCAAGGCGCTTCTCGATCGCGGCCTGCCGTTCGACGACGAAGCCATTGCCGCGGACGTGGCGCAGAACCTCGATCTGGCAGGCCTCGACCGATCGGTGCTCTCCGCCCATGCCATCGGCGAGGCGGCGTCCAGGATCGCCGTCATGCCGTCGGTGCGCCGGGCGCTGGTCGAGGCGCAGCGCGGCTTTGCGGCGCGCGAGCCCGGCACGGTGCTGGACGGCCGCGACATCGGCACGGTCGTCTGCCCGGATGCGCCGGTGAAGCTCTATGTCACTGCATCGCCGGAGGTGCGCGCCAAGCGCCGCTACGACGAGATCCTCGCCGGTGGCGGCGCGGCCGATTACGGGACGATCCTCGACGACATCCGCCGCCGCGACGAGCGCGATATGGGCCGTGCGGACAGCCCGTTGAAGCCCGCCGACGATGCGCACTTGCTCGATACGTCGGAAATGAGTATAGAGGCGGCGTTTTCCGCGGCAAAGTCGTTTATCGACGCCGCGCTTAAGCGCTAG
- a CDS encoding TIGR02300 family protein — MAKPELGTKRIDPETGKKFYDLNRDPIVSPYTGKSYPLSFFEETSAAAVLEKDEDEDVSEVDTENTEVELVSLEEADEDAAGGDDLPDLGDDDVEIDGDDDDDTFLEQDEDDDDDDMSDLIGVTGDEDEA, encoded by the coding sequence GTGGCAAAACCGGAACTCGGAACCAAACGCATCGATCCGGAAACGGGCAAGAAGTTCTACGACCTGAACCGCGATCCGATCGTGTCCCCCTATACGGGCAAGTCCTATCCGCTCTCCTTTTTCGAGGAAACCTCGGCGGCTGCGGTCCTCGAAAAGGATGAGGACGAGGACGTCAGCGAAGTCGATACGGAGAACACGGAAGTCGAACTCGTCTCGCTGGAAGAGGCCGACGAGGATGCAGCAGGCGGCGACGACCTGCCGGATCTGGGCGACGACGACGTCGAGATCGACGGCGACGACGACGATGACACGTTCCTGGAACAGGACGAAGACGACGACGATGATGACATGAGCGACCTCATC
- a CDS encoding ribonuclease D produces the protein MASAIRYHEGDIPAADAARYTGAIAIDTETLGLIPRRDRLCVVQLSPGDGTADVIRIAAGQKQAPNLTAMLEDPSRQKIFHYGRFDIAVLFHTFGVTTTPVFCTKIASRLTRTYTDRHGLKDNLKEMLEVDISKQQQSSDWAAETLSPAQLEYAASDVLHLHALRDKLMARLTRDGRLAHAEACFTFLPTRAKLDLLGWEETDIFAHS, from the coding sequence ATGGCAAGTGCAATCCGGTATCACGAAGGCGACATTCCGGCGGCGGATGCTGCCCGCTATACCGGCGCGATCGCCATCGACACCGAGACGCTCGGCCTCATCCCGCGCCGCGACCGCCTTTGCGTGGTGCAGCTTTCGCCGGGCGACGGCACCGCCGATGTCATCCGCATCGCCGCCGGCCAGAAGCAGGCGCCGAACCTGACCGCGATGCTGGAGGACCCCTCCCGCCAGAAGATCTTCCATTACGGCCGCTTCGACATCGCCGTGCTGTTCCACACCTTCGGCGTCACCACCACGCCGGTCTTCTGCACCAAGATCGCCTCGCGCCTCACCCGCACCTATACCGACCGGCACGGCCTGAAGGACAATCTCAAGGAAATGCTGGAGGTCGACATCTCCAAGCAGCAGCAGTCGTCCGACTGGGCGGCCGAGACGCTTTCCCCGGCGCAGCTCGAATATGCGGCCTCGGACGTGCTGCATCTCCACGCGCTGCGCGACAAGCTCATGGCCCGCCTTACGCGCGACGGAAGGCTTGCCCATGCGGAAGCCTGCTTCACCTTCCTGCCGACCCGCGCCAAGCTGGATCTGCTCGGCTGGGAAGAAACCGACATCTTCGCCCATAGCTGA
- a CDS encoding DUF6665 family protein, with amino-acid sequence MTVRPPQALAPSFTKETGLNILEYELMSERADSLGRHGLKVEKALALLAERLAAGCGEAEREDLLNDAADKVWAFFITREMCGLRSQKDAIRRYAIPPEVIARLGIVRKKP; translated from the coding sequence ATGACGGTTCGCCCGCCACAGGCGCTCGCCCCCTCCTTCACCAAGGAGACGGGGCTCAATATCCTCGAATACGAATTGATGTCCGAGCGGGCGGATTCGCTCGGCCGACATGGCCTGAAGGTCGAGAAGGCGCTGGCGCTGCTTGCCGAGCGTCTTGCCGCGGGCTGCGGCGAGGCCGAGCGCGAAGACCTCCTCAACGACGCCGCCGACAAGGTCTGGGCCTTCTTCATCACGCGGGAAATGTGCGGCCTGCGCAGCCAGAAGGATGCGATCCGCCGCTACGCCATTCCGCCGGAAGTCATCGCGCGGCTCGGCATTGTCAGGAAGAAGCCGTAG
- a CDS encoding DUF817 domain-containing protein: protein MEHQTGPTLEPLRRLIRGRLAALPPGLAEFLLFGLKQAWACLFGGLMLGLIILTKFVWQPDWPVHRYDALFVMALAIQVTFLTLKMETFEEAKVILIYHLVGTAMEIFKVHMGSWAYPEEAVIRIAGVPLFSGFMYASVGSYMARAIRIFDMRFTHYPPFWATALLGIAIYVNFYTHHYLVDIRIALFAATVLLFGRVRIYYTVEAKPRWMPLVVAAFFTSIFLWIAENIGTATGVWLYPGQQTWHMVPFTKLGSWYLLLYVSFVLVTIVCRPQPPDTPQIRQGYA from the coding sequence GTGGAACACCAGACCGGGCCGACGCTGGAACCGCTGCGACGGCTGATCCGTGGCCGGCTCGCGGCCCTTCCGCCCGGACTTGCGGAATTCCTGCTGTTCGGGCTGAAACAGGCCTGGGCCTGTCTCTTCGGCGGGCTCATGCTCGGCCTCATCATCCTGACCAAGTTCGTCTGGCAGCCCGACTGGCCGGTCCACCGCTATGACGCGCTCTTCGTGATGGCGCTCGCGATCCAGGTCACCTTCCTGACGCTGAAGATGGAGACCTTCGAGGAAGCCAAGGTCATCCTGATCTACCATCTCGTCGGCACCGCCATGGAGATCTTCAAGGTCCATATGGGCTCCTGGGCCTATCCCGAGGAGGCGGTCATCCGCATTGCCGGCGTGCCGTTGTTTTCCGGCTTCATGTATGCCTCGGTCGGCAGCTACATGGCGCGCGCCATCCGCATCTTCGACATGCGCTTCACGCACTACCCACCGTTCTGGGCGACCGCGCTGCTGGGGATCGCCATCTACGTCAATTTCTACACGCACCATTATCTCGTCGATATCCGCATCGCGCTGTTTGCGGCGACGGTGCTGCTCTTCGGGCGCGTGCGCATCTATTACACGGTGGAGGCCAAGCCGCGCTGGATGCCGCTCGTCGTCGCAGCCTTCTTCACCAGCATCTTCCTCTGGATCGCCGAGAACATCGGCACGGCGACGGGCGTCTGGCTCTATCCCGGCCAGCAGACCTGGCACATGGTGCCCTTCACCAAGCTCGGCTCGTGGTATCTGCTGCTCTATGTGAGCTTCGTGCTGGTGACGATCGTCTGCCGGCCGCAGCCACCGGATACCCCTCAGATCCGGCAGGGTTACGCTTAA
- the aroA gene encoding 3-phosphoshikimate 1-carboxyvinyltransferase: MSHGAIARPATARKSSGLSGTVRIPGDKSISHRSFMFGGLASGETRITGLLEGEDVINTGKAMQAMGAKIRKEGDTWIIDGVGNGALLAPEAPLDFGNAGTGCRLTMGLVGVYDFDSTFIGDASLTKRPMGRVLNPLREMGVQVTAAEGDRLPVTLRGPKTPTPITYRVPMASAQVKSAVLLAGLNTPGITTVIEPVMTRDHTEKMLRGFGANLTVETDADGVRTIRLEGRGKLTGQVIDVPGDPSSTAFPLVAALLVPDSDVTILNVLMNPTRTGLILTLQEMGADIDILNPRLAGGEDVADLRVRSSQLKGVTVPEDRAPSMIDEYPVLAVAAAFAEGTTVMNGLEELRVKESDRLSAVADGLKLNGVDCDEGESSLVVRGRPDGQGLGNASGAAVATYLDHRIAMSFLVMGLVSENPVTVDDATMIATSFPEFMDLMTGLGAKIELFEAKGA; this comes from the coding sequence ATGTCGCACGGCGCCATTGCACGGCCCGCAACCGCCCGCAAATCCTCCGGCCTTTCCGGAACCGTCCGCATTCCCGGCGACAAATCGATTTCCCACCGGTCCTTCATGTTCGGCGGCCTTGCGAGTGGCGAGACGCGCATCACCGGCCTGCTGGAGGGCGAGGACGTCATCAATACGGGCAAGGCCATGCAGGCCATGGGTGCCAAGATCCGTAAGGAAGGCGACACCTGGATCATCGACGGCGTCGGCAACGGCGCGCTGCTCGCGCCCGAGGCGCCGCTCGATTTCGGCAATGCCGGCACCGGCTGCCGCCTCACCATGGGCCTCGTCGGGGTCTATGACTTCGATTCCACCTTCATCGGCGACGCCTCGCTGACCAAGCGCCCGATGGGCCGCGTCCTCAATCCGCTGCGCGAAATGGGCGTGCAGGTGACGGCCGCCGAGGGCGACCGCCTGCCCGTGACGCTGCGTGGACCGAAGACCCCGACGCCGATCACCTACCGTGTGCCGATGGCCTCCGCGCAGGTAAAGTCGGCCGTGCTGCTCGCCGGCCTCAACACGCCCGGCATCACGACGGTCATCGAGCCGGTGATGACCCGCGACCATACCGAAAAGATGCTGCGGGGCTTTGGCGCCAACCTCACCGTCGAGACGGATGCGGATGGCGTGCGCACGATCCGGCTCGAAGGCCGCGGCAAGCTGACCGGCCAGGTCATCGACGTGCCGGGCGATCCGTCCTCGACGGCCTTCCCGCTGGTCGCCGCGCTGCTCGTGCCGGACTCCGACGTCACCATCCTCAACGTGCTGATGAACCCCACGCGCACCGGCCTCATCCTGACGCTGCAGGAAATGGGCGCCGACATCGATATCCTGAACCCGCGCCTTGCCGGCGGCGAGGACGTGGCGGACCTGCGCGTTCGCTCCTCGCAGCTCAAGGGCGTCACGGTGCCGGAAGACCGCGCGCCGTCGATGATCGACGAATATCCGGTTCTCGCCGTCGCGGCCGCCTTCGCCGAGGGCACGACCGTCATGAACGGCCTCGAGGAACTGCGCGTCAAGGAGAGCGACCGCCTTTCGGCCGTCGCCGATGGCCTCAAGCTCAACGGCGTCGATTGCGATGAGGGGGAATCCTCGCTCGTCGTGCGCGGCCGCCCGGACGGCCAGGGGCTCGGCAATGCCTCGGGCGCCGCCGTCGCGACCTATCTCGACCACCGCATCGCCATGAGCTTCCTCGTCATGGGCCTTGTCTCGGAAAACCCGGTGACCGTGGACGACGCCACCATGATCGCCACGAGCTTCCCGGAATTCATGGACCTCATGACGGGTCTTGGCGCGAAGATCGAACTTTTCGAGGCGAAGGGCGCCTGA
- a CDS encoding nicotinate phosphoribosyltransferase: MNLTNLILNTDSYKFSHYLQYPPETRAISSYVEARGHSDHAEVLFFGLQMFLKEYLSKPVTMADVDEAEGIVTAHGLPFNREGWTHIVRKHGGFLPLLIEALPEGTLVRRGVPVAQVVNTDPACYWLTSYIETALLRAIWYPSTVASNSRKVKQIIQPILEKTCDDPAAVLPFRLHDFGARGTTSFEQAGIGGVAHLVNFMGTDTVSAVLYARRYYGADMAGFSIPASEHSTMTSWGQEHEAEAYGNMIDKFGGKGLYAVVSDSYDINNAVAEIWGKQLKERVQKAGGTLVVRPDSGDPVETPVQVVRQLAYAFGTHLNGKGYKVLDDSVRVIQGDGISPADIGLILGRMEAFGFSAENIAFGMGAGLLQKVNRDTYSFAMKANARQDTAGAWHDVYKRPATMNLKASKAGRQAVVESYIGLEAARVDQLAGRENLLQPVWRDGKLLVDWTFDAVRARAA; encoded by the coding sequence ATGAACCTCACCAACCTCATCCTCAACACCGACAGCTACAAGTTCAGCCACTACCTGCAATATCCGCCGGAAACCCGCGCCATCTCCTCCTATGTCGAGGCGCGCGGCCATTCGGACCATGCGGAAGTGCTGTTCTTCGGCCTCCAGATGTTCCTCAAGGAATATCTGTCGAAGCCGGTCACCATGGCGGATGTGGACGAGGCCGAGGGCATCGTCACGGCGCACGGGCTGCCGTTCAATCGGGAAGGCTGGACGCATATCGTCAGGAAGCACGGCGGCTTCCTGCCGCTGCTCATCGAAGCGCTGCCGGAGGGCACGCTGGTGCGGCGCGGCGTGCCGGTCGCGCAGGTCGTCAACACCGACCCCGCCTGCTACTGGCTGACCTCCTATATCGAAACGGCGCTGCTGCGCGCCATCTGGTATCCGAGCACGGTGGCCTCCAATTCCCGCAAGGTGAAGCAGATCATCCAGCCGATCCTGGAAAAGACCTGCGACGACCCGGCCGCCGTCCTGCCCTTCCGACTGCACGATTTCGGCGCGCGCGGCACCACGAGCTTCGAGCAGGCGGGCATCGGCGGTGTGGCGCATCTCGTCAATTTCATGGGCACGGACACGGTGAGCGCCGTGCTCTATGCCCGCCGCTACTACGGCGCGGACATGGCCGGTTTCTCGATCCCCGCCTCCGAGCACTCGACCATGACGTCCTGGGGCCAGGAGCACGAGGCCGAGGCCTATGGCAACATGATCGACAAGTTCGGCGGCAAGGGCCTCTATGCCGTCGTGTCCGACAGCTACGACATCAACAACGCCGTTGCGGAAATCTGGGGCAAGCAGCTCAAGGAGCGGGTGCAGAAAGCCGGCGGCACGCTCGTCGTCAGGCCGGACAGCGGCGATCCGGTGGAAACGCCGGTGCAGGTCGTGCGTCAGCTCGCCTATGCCTTCGGCACGCACCTCAACGGCAAGGGCTACAAGGTGCTCGACGACAGCGTGCGCGTCATCCAGGGCGACGGCATCTCCCCGGCCGATATCGGCCTCATCCTCGGCCGGATGGAAGCCTTCGGCTTCTCGGCGGAGAACATTGCCTTCGGCATGGGCGCGGGACTGCTGCAGAAGGTCAACCGCGACACCTATTCCTTCGCCATGAAGGCCAACGCCCGGCAGGATACGGCCGGCGCATGGCACGATGTCTACAAGCGCCCCGCCACCATGAACCTCAAGGCCTCCAAGGCGGGCCGGCAGGCGGTGGTCGAAAGCTATATCGGCCTGGAAGCGGCGCGGGTGGATCAGCTCGCCGGCCGCGAGAACCTGCTGCAGCCGGTCTGGCGCGACGGCAAGCTGCTCGTCGATTGGACCTTCGACGCGGTGCGCGCCCGCGCCGCCTGA
- the rpsA gene encoding 30S ribosomal protein S1 has translation MSQANPTREDFAALLQESFASNDLAEGYVAKGIVTAIEKDVAIVDVGLKVEGRVPLKEFGAKSKDGTLKVGDEVEVYVERIENALGEAVLSREKARREESWAKLEVKFEAGERVEGVIFNQVKGGFTVDLDGAVAFLPRSQVDIRPIRDVTPLMHNPQPFEILKMDKRRGNIVVSRRTVLEESRAEQRSEIVQNLEEGQVVDGVVKNITDYGAFVDLGGIDGLLHVTDMAWRRVNHPSEILSIGQQVKVQIIRINQETHRISLGMKQLESDPWDGIGTKYPTGKKISGTVTNITDYGAFVELEPGIEGLIHISEMSWTKKNVHPGKILSTSQEVDVVVLEVDPTKRRISLGLKQTLENPWQAFAHSHPAGTEVEGEVKNKTEFGLFIGLEGDVDGMVHLSDLDWNRPGEQVIEEFNKGDVVKAVVLDVDVDKERISLGIKQLGKDSVGDAAASGDLRKNAVVSAEVIAINDGGIEVKLVNHEDITSFIRRNDLSRDRDEQRPERFSVGQTVDARVLNFSKKDRKIQLSIKALEIAEEKEAVAQFGSSDSGASLGDILGAALKNRNNAE, from the coding sequence ATGTCTCAAGCAAACCCCACGCGCGAAGATTTCGCAGCCCTTCTGCAGGAATCCTTTGCGTCGAACGATCTCGCCGAAGGCTATGTTGCCAAGGGTATCGTTACCGCGATCGAAAAGGACGTCGCCATCGTCGACGTCGGCCTCAAGGTTGAAGGCCGCGTACCGCTGAAGGAATTCGGCGCCAAGTCGAAGGACGGCACGCTGAAGGTCGGCGACGAAGTCGAAGTCTATGTCGAGCGCATCGAAAACGCGCTTGGCGAAGCCGTCCTGTCGCGCGAAAAGGCTCGCCGCGAAGAGAGCTGGGCCAAGCTCGAAGTCAAGTTCGAAGCTGGCGAGCGCGTCGAAGGCGTCATTTTCAACCAGGTCAAGGGTGGCTTCACCGTCGATCTCGACGGCGCCGTTGCCTTCCTGCCGCGTTCGCAGGTCGACATCCGTCCGATCCGCGACGTCACGCCGCTCATGCATAACCCGCAGCCCTTCGAAATCCTCAAGATGGACAAGCGCCGCGGCAACATCGTCGTTTCGCGCCGCACGGTCCTCGAAGAGTCCCGCGCCGAGCAGCGTTCTGAAATCGTTCAGAACCTCGAAGAAGGCCAGGTTGTTGACGGCGTCGTCAAGAACATCACCGACTACGGTGCGTTCGTTGACCTCGGCGGCATCGACGGCCTGCTGCACGTCACCGACATGGCCTGGCGCCGCGTCAACCATCCGTCGGAAATCCTGTCCATTGGCCAGCAGGTCAAGGTTCAGATCATCCGCATCAACCAGGAAACCCACCGCATCTCGCTCGGCATGAAGCAGCTCGAGTCGGATCCGTGGGATGGCATCGGTACGAAGTACCCGACCGGCAAGAAGATCTCCGGTACGGTCACGAACATCACCGACTACGGTGCGTTCGTCGAGCTGGAGCCGGGCATCGAAGGCCTGATCCACATCTCCGAAATGTCCTGGACGAAGAAGAACGTTCACCCCGGCAAGATCCTGTCCACGAGCCAGGAAGTCGACGTGGTCGTTCTCGAAGTCGACCCGACGAAGCGCCGCATCTCGCTCGGTCTCAAGCAGACCCTCGAGAACCCGTGGCAGGCCTTCGCGCACAGCCACCCGGCTGGCACGGAAGTCGAAGGCGAAGTCAAGAACAAGACCGAGTTCGGTCTGTTCATCGGCCTCGAAGGCGACGTGGACGGCATGGTGCACCTGTCGGACCTCGACTGGAACCGTCCGGGCGAGCAGGTCATCGAAGAGTTCAACAAGGGCGACGTCGTCAAGGCAGTCGTTCTGGATGTGGACGTCGACAAGGAGCGCATCTCGCTCGGCATCAAGCAGCTCGGCAAGGACTCCGTCGGCGACGCCGCGGCATCCGGCGACCTGCGCAAGAACGCCGTCGTTTCGGCTGAAGTCATCGCGATCAACGATGGCGGCATCGAAGTGAAGCTCGTCAACCACGAGGACATCACGTCGTTCATCCGCCGCAACGATCTGTCGCGTGACCGTGACGAACAGCGTCCGGAGCGTTTCTCGGTCGGCCAGACCGTCGACGCCCGCGTCCTGAACTTCTCGAAGAAGGATCGCAAGATCCAGCTTTCGATCAAGGCGCTGGAAATCGCCGAAGAGAAGGAAGCCGTCGCACAGTTCGGTTCGTCCGACTCGGGCGCTTCGCTCGGCGACATCCTCGGCGCGGCTCTGAAGAACCGCAACAACGCCGAGTAA